From one Grus americana isolate bGruAme1 chromosome 27 unlocalized genomic scaffold, bGruAme1.mat SUPER_27_unloc_2, whole genome shotgun sequence genomic stretch:
- the LOC129200084 gene encoding olfactory receptor 14A16-like, whose product MTNCSSMTHFLLLAFADTRELQLLHFWLFLGIYLAALLGNGLIITAIACDHHLHTPMYFFLLNLSLLDLGSISITVPKAMVNSLWNTKVISYTGCAAQVFFFYFLMPAEYYLLTVMAYDRYVAICQPLHYGTLLGSRACVHMAAAAWGTGFLYAVLHTANTFSIPLCQGNALDQFFCDVPQILKLSCSDAYLREFGLIVVSACLFFACFVFIMLSYVQIFRAVLRIPSEQGRHKAFSTCLPHLAVVSLFISSGMFSYLKPNSISSPSLDLVVAVLYSVVPPAVNPLIYSMRNQELKGAVQTLMTRCFSEAIYCPSPPTVHP is encoded by the coding sequence ATGACCAACTGCAGCTCCATGacccacttcctcctcctggcatttgcagacacacgggagctgcagctcttgcacttctggctcttcctgggcatctacctggctgctctcctgggcaatggcctcatcatcactgccatagcctgcgaccaccacctccacacccccatgtacttcttcctcctcaacctctccctccttgacctgggctccatctccatcACGGTCCCTAAAGCCATGGTCAATTCCCTCTGGAACACAAAGGttatctcctacacaggatgtgctgcacaggtctttttcttttactttcttatgCCAGCAGAGTATtatcttctcactgtcatggcctatgaccgctatgttgccatctgccaacccctgcactacgggaccctcctgggcagcagagcttgtgtccacatggcagcagctgcctggggcactgggtttctctatgctgtgctgcacacggccaatacattttcaattccactgtgccagggcaatgccttggaccagttcttctgcgatgttccccagatcctcaagctctcctgctcagatgcctacctcagggagtTTGGGCttattgtggttagtgcctgtttattctttgcgtgttttgttttcattatgctgtcctatgtgcagatcttcagggctgtgctgaggatcccctctgagcagggacggcacaaagccttttccacgtgcctcccgCACTTGGCCGTGGTGTCCTTGTTTATCAGCAGTGGCATGTTTTCCTACCTGAAGCCCaactccatctcctccccatccctggacctggtggtggcagttctgtactcggtggtgcctccagcagtgaaccccctcatctacagcatgaggaaccaggagctcaagggtGCAGTTCAGACACTGATGACTAgatgtttttcagaagcaatataCTGCCCATCTCCTCCTACAGTTCACCCGTAA